A stretch of the Bacteroidota bacterium genome encodes the following:
- the rplQ gene encoding 50S ribosomal protein L17 — protein MRHRKSGRKLKRTASHRKALLISLSTALLKNKRITTTLTKAKEARPYVEKLITRAKNAIATEETGTPKNVHARREIARFIKDREVVTELFGEIAPKVATRPGGYTRIIKLGHRLGDAAQMGLLELVDYGLGKETTKPTEKTKSVKRGWKKSEKKVATTQTKSE, from the coding sequence ATGCGACATAGAAAATCTGGTAGAAAATTAAAACGAACAGCAAGCCATAGAAAAGCTTTGCTCATCTCTTTATCTACAGCTTTATTAAAAAATAAGAGAATTACAACAACATTGACAAAGGCTAAAGAAGCTCGCCCTTACGTAGAGAAATTAATAACTCGCGCAAAAAATGCAATTGCTACTGAAGAAACAGGCACACCGAAAAATGTGCACGCAAGAAGAGAAATTGCACGCTTCATTAAAGATAGAGAAGTTGTTACTGAACTCTTCGGAGAAATTGCACCGAAAGTTGCTACACGTCCTGGTGGATATACACGAATTATTAAACTCGGACACCGTTTAGGCGATGCCGCACAAATGGGCTTACTTGAACTCGTTGATTATGGATTAGGTAAAGAAACAACGAAACCAACCGAAAAAACAAAATCAGTTAAGCGAGGTTGGAAAAA